A region of Papilio machaon chromosome 22, ilPapMach1.1, whole genome shotgun sequence DNA encodes the following proteins:
- the LOC106712570 gene encoding uncharacterized protein LOC106712570, producing MTTSNHQRAMHRISPDNPVRRRLFPTDDLTDQAKHDNFANMLQESAAREKLEKMHKWNFDFENEMPLQGTYEWYPCTGSRDWIGIDSSKFEADDVIKVTEDVFLQMKFENELTPKSDKDDNVPLLRKRRTEDLEKMLGDRRVKRKISFD from the coding sequence ACTACCTCAAATCACCAAAGAGCCATGCATAGAATATCACCCGACAATCCTGTGAGACGACGTCTCTTCCCAACCGACGATCTAACAGATCAAGCCAAACATGACAACTTTGCAAACATGCTTCAAGAATCAGCCGCTAGAGAGAAACTAGAAAAAATGCACAAATGGAACTTTGACTTCGAAAATGAAATGCCTCTACAAGGCACTTATGAATGGTATCCGTGCACCGGTTCCCGTGATTGGATCGGAATTGATTCAAGCAAGTTTGAAGCAGATGACGTCATCAAGGTAACTGAAGATGTCTTTTTGCAGATGAAGTTCGAAAACGAATTAACACCAAAAAGCGATAAGGACGACAATGTTCCGCTACTTAGAAAAAGGAGGACGGAAGATCTGGAAAAAATGTTAGGAGACAGACGGGTTAAGCGCAAAATTAGCTTTGATTAG